A window from Lachnoanaerobaculum umeaense encodes these proteins:
- the priA gene encoding replication restart helicase PriA, with product MKNLFADIIISNTNVDRPFTYIIPQSLGDSVSLGCPVLIELRRKVKKGYVINIRENTDLDISKLKPIIAVSERELSTDENLLQLAIWLKHRYGVSFAKAISTVMPVKSKAEEKLNNEIFLNIELDRIDSLKEELIKLRKTAWARLLEELKTKQSLPQSYVNKELKITSTVIRRMVEEGYISVGMKIKKNNPLQPVLRSLGIEKFTEIVKSKEYVLNEEQEIAINTFKSDFDNNKRFSYLLHGITGSGKTLVFINMIKYVIEKGFKAIVLIPEISLTYQTVFRMAEHFGDRVAIINSKLSKNERYYQFDRIKNDDADVIIGPRSAIFAPIKKLGLIVIDEEHDSAYKNENVPTFNVRDVAEKLAEITNASLLLASATPTPETYNRAVNGEIKLLKLKTRAKNTALPKVSIVDMRDELKRGNRSIFSEKLRTLIEDRLKKHEQVMLFMNRRGYSSFVSCRSCGEAIKCKHCDVSMTLHNTNRLVCHYCGYSIELPHICPNCGSRYIANFGTGTQKLEAMTREEFPDARVIRMDTDSTSKKNSVNDMIRSFAKGDADILIGTQMIVKGHDFSNVTLVGIMAADTSLYVSNYNSAQRTFELLTQAAGRAGRAKDGEAVIQTYKPENYAIVAAAAQDYKKYFENEIAYRKMVGYPPECHMLTVMFSSKRDMELNKCANEIVKKIKAISEFKKTVVIGPTEPSISRVKDYYRKLVYIKNVKYDILLDIQEKIEENLSLYKNVGAVYDFN from the coding sequence ATGAAAAATTTATTTGCTGATATAATAATATCTAATACAAATGTGGACAGACCATTTACATATATTATTCCCCAAAGTCTGGGGGATAGTGTTAGTCTTGGCTGTCCTGTTTTGATTGAACTTAGAAGAAAAGTAAAAAAAGGTTATGTAATAAATATAAGAGAAAATACGGATTTAGACATTTCAAAGCTAAAGCCAATAATAGCTGTATCTGAAAGAGAACTCAGTACAGATGAGAACCTTTTGCAACTTGCTATATGGTTAAAACATAGGTATGGAGTAAGTTTTGCCAAAGCAATATCTACGGTTATGCCGGTAAAATCAAAGGCTGAAGAAAAACTGAATAATGAGATTTTTTTAAATATTGAATTAGATAGAATTGATAGCTTAAAAGAAGAACTTATAAAATTGAGGAAAACAGCCTGGGCAAGACTTTTAGAGGAATTAAAAACAAAACAGAGCTTGCCTCAAAGCTATGTAAATAAAGAATTGAAAATAACTTCTACTGTAATAAGAAGAATGGTTGAAGAAGGATATATTTCAGTGGGTATGAAAATAAAAAAGAATAATCCTTTACAGCCTGTACTTCGTTCTTTAGGAATAGAAAAATTTACGGAAATAGTAAAGTCAAAAGAGTATGTTTTAAATGAAGAGCAGGAAATTGCTATAAATACCTTTAAATCCGACTTTGATAATAATAAAAGATTTTCTTACCTTTTACATGGTATTACAGGCAGCGGAAAAACCCTTGTATTCATAAATATGATAAAATATGTAATAGAAAAGGGGTTTAAGGCGATAGTGCTTATACCGGAGATATCATTGACATATCAAACAGTATTTAGAATGGCGGAACATTTTGGAGATAGGGTGGCAATAATAAACTCCAAACTATCAAAAAATGAAAGATATTATCAATTTGATAGAATAAAAAATGATGATGCAGATGTTATAATAGGTCCAAGGTCTGCAATATTTGCCCCGATAAAAAAGTTAGGGCTTATAGTAATAGATGAAGAACATGACTCAGCCTACAAAAATGAGAATGTTCCTACTTTTAATGTCAGGGATGTTGCAGAGAAACTTGCAGAGATTACAAATGCATCTTTACTTCTGGCTTCTGCTACACCTACTCCTGAAACCTATAACAGAGCAGTGAATGGAGAGATAAAGCTTCTGAAGTTAAAAACAAGAGCGAAAAATACAGCTTTGCCAAAGGTGAGTATAGTAGATATGAGAGATGAATTAAAGCGAGGAAATAGAAGCATTTTCAGTGAAAAGCTTAGAACTCTTATAGAAGACAGATTAAAAAAACATGAGCAAGTGATGCTCTTTATGAATAGAAGGGGATATTCAAGCTTTGTATCATGTCGTTCCTGTGGCGAAGCAATAAAATGTAAGCACTGTGATGTTTCAATGACATTGCACAATACAAATAGACTTGTATGTCATTACTGTGGATATTCTATTGAATTGCCACATATATGTCCAAACTGTGGATCAAGATATATTGCTAACTTTGGTACAGGTACACAGAAGTTGGAGGCTATGACAAGGGAGGAGTTTCCTGATGCCAGAGTAATTCGAATGGATACGGACAGCACTTCAAAAAAAAATAGTGTAAATGATATGATAAGAAGTTTTGCAAAAGGTGATGCAGATATTCTGATAGGAACACAGATGATTGTAAAGGGTCATGACTTTTCTAATGTAACTTTGGTGGGAATTATGGCTGCAGATACTTCATTGTATGTAAGTAATTATAATAGTGCACAAAGAACATTTGAACTTTTGACTCAGGCAGCAGGACGAGCAGGCAGAGCAAAGGATGGGGAGGCGGTAATACAAACATATAAGCCTGAAAATTATGCAATAGTTGCAGCAGCTGCACAGGATTATAAAAAATATTTTGAGAATGAGATTGCATATAGGAAAATGGTGGGATATCCTCCGGAATGCCATATGCTTACAGTGATGTTCAGCAGTAAAAGAGATATGGAGCTGAACAAATGTGCAAATGAGATAGTAAAAAAAATCAAGGCAATTAGTGAATTCAAAAAAACTGTAGTAATAGGACCTACTGAACCGAGTATAAGCAGAGTTAAGGACTATTATAGAAAACTGGTATACATAAAAAATGTTAAGTATGATATACTTTTAGATATACAGGAAAAAATAGAAGAAAATTTAAGCCTTTACAAAAATGTAGGGGCAGTATATGACTTTAATTAA
- the def gene encoding peptide deformylase, producing the protein MAIRAIRVMGDGVLNKKCKEVKSVNDRTQVLIDDMIDTMREANGVGLAAPQVGVLKRIVVIEIEPENIYVLINPVILEQDGEQEGYEGCLSVPGKSGIVKRPNHVVVKAFDRDMNEYTLEGEGLMARAICHECAHLEGELYVDLVEGELMDNEELERMYEEDEEE; encoded by the coding sequence ATGGCAATAAGAGCAATAAGAGTGATGGGTGACGGTGTACTTAATAAAAAGTGCAAAGAAGTAAAATCTGTGAATGATAGAACTCAGGTTTTGATAGATGATATGATTGATACTATGAGGGAGGCAAATGGCGTAGGACTTGCTGCACCTCAAGTAGGAGTTTTAAAACGTATAGTAGTAATAGAGATAGAGCCTGAGAATATATATGTTCTTATAAATCCTGTTATATTGGAGCAGGACGGTGAGCAAGAGGGATATGAAGGTTGTTTGAGTGTGCCGGGAAAGAGCGGTATAGTTAAGAGACCAAACCATGTTGTAGTAAAAGCATTTGACAGGGATATGAATGAATATACTTTAGAGGGTGAGGGCTTGATGGCAAGAGCTATATGCCACGAATGTGCACATCTGGAGGGCGAGTTATATGTGGATCTGGTAGAGGGTGAACTTATGGACAATGAGGAGCTGGAAAGAATGTATGAAGAAGATGAAGAAGAATAA
- a CDS encoding polysaccharide deacetylase family protein gives MAGKDYREDNSVNSTRSQYRSRNRNRKNNNFNGLIILAIILIGAIFVGSRFLIRHMKKNNTVAATNKGDGSINTDSLDTSVAVEEAESTSSALEVALNTAKKQAMQYDYDAAIATLNELNMPDNAEVTSAISEYEGIKANLVPANMDDITHVFFHTMVVDVDRALRDTHQGRQWNSVMTTIPEFKEILQQMYDRGYVMVHLHDIAQMQDQGDGTMKMVKNQIMLPEGKIPFVMSQDDVNYYIYMENHGFPDKMVLDENGKLKNQYTDAQGNVTVGDYDLVPILDAFVEEHPDFAYHGHKAIIALTGYNGVLGYRTDETFDPNSPAFDPNNKPNHNIEEDRSTVRTLTSALKQDGYEFASHSWGHINFKGRSLGIIQNDTDKWIRNVGHLLPDPCEILIYPFGADIGDWHPYQAGHQEGKFDYLESVGFRYFCNVDSKRAWLQYGDNFFRQGRRNLDGYRLYEGYSGKADRLSDIIDVTKVFDTSRPTPINWE, from the coding sequence ATGGCCGGGAAAGACTATAGAGAAGATAACAGTGTAAATTCGACAAGAAGTCAATACAGGAGTAGAAACAGGAATAGAAAGAATAATAATTTTAATGGTCTAATTATTCTTGCAATAATTTTGATTGGAGCAATTTTTGTGGGAAGTCGTTTTTTAATACGACATATGAAAAAAAATAATACAGTTGCTGCCACAAATAAGGGAGATGGTTCTATAAATACTGATAGCCTGGATACAAGCGTTGCTGTAGAAGAGGCGGAAAGTACATCATCAGCACTGGAAGTAGCATTGAATACAGCAAAAAAACAGGCTATGCAGTATGATTATGACGCTGCAATAGCCACTTTAAATGAGCTTAACATGCCTGATAATGCCGAAGTTACATCGGCTATAAGTGAGTATGAGGGAATCAAGGCAAATCTGGTACCTGCAAATATGGATGATATTACACATGTATTCTTTCATACTATGGTAGTTGATGTGGACAGGGCATTGAGGGATACACATCAGGGAAGACAGTGGAATTCAGTAATGACTACAATTCCTGAGTTTAAAGAAATACTACAGCAGATGTATGATAGAGGCTATGTAATGGTACATTTACATGATATAGCACAGATGCAGGATCAGGGTGATGGCACTATGAAAATGGTGAAAAATCAGATTATGCTTCCTGAGGGGAAAATACCTTTTGTAATGTCACAGGATGATGTAAATTATTATATCTATATGGAGAATCATGGTTTTCCTGATAAGATGGTACTTGATGAAAATGGTAAATTAAAAAACCAATATACAGATGCACAAGGAAATGTCACGGTAGGAGATTATGACCTTGTACCGATTTTGGATGCTTTTGTAGAGGAACATCCGGACTTTGCCTATCATGGTCATAAGGCTATTATTGCTTTAACAGGATATAATGGAGTGTTAGGATATAGAACAGATGAGACATTTGATCCAAATTCTCCTGCATTTGATCCTAATAATAAACCAAATCATAATATAGAAGAGGACAGAAGTACAGTAAGGACTTTGACATCAGCATTGAAACAGGATGGTTATGAATTTGCATCACACTCTTGGGGACATATTAACTTTAAGGGGCGTTCTTTAGGGATAATACAAAATGATACAGACAAATGGATCAGGAATGTAGGTCATCTTTTGCCGGACCCATGTGAAATATTGATTTATCCCTTTGGAGCAGATATTGGAGACTGGCATCCTTATCAAGCCGGTCATCAAGAGGGGAAGTTTGATTATTTGGAGAGTGTAGGATTCAGATATTTTTGTAATGTAGACTCAAAGAGAGCATGGCTACAATATGGTGATAATTTCTTCCGTCAAGGTAGAAGAAATTTGGATGGATATCGCCTGTATGAAGGCTATAGCGGAAAGGCGGATAGACTCTCTGATATAATAGATGTTACAAAGGTATTTGATACCAGTAGACCAACTCCTATAAACTGGGAGTAG
- the fmt gene encoding methionyl-tRNA formyltransferase, with product MKIVFMGTPDFSVEPLNALVKAGHNVSLVLTREDKKRNRGELSPTPVKELATKLNIPVLTPTKMRDEALIERLKSEKADFFVVVAYGKILPKEVLDIPRLGCINIHASLLPEYRGAAPIQWCILDGKEKTGITTMLMDEGLDTGDILKQYEINIAKKETGGSLFDRLAVLGGEAIVDTIDKFEEITPIRQGEATTDYAKMISKSMGEIDFNKSATEIERLIRGMNPWPSAYTKYQGKVLKIWEADIADDISELPNINLSENFGKIYSFNGKIFIVCNQSILEIISLQLEGKKRMSAKDFLLGREIEQGYKLG from the coding sequence ATGAAAATAGTTTTTATGGGCACTCCGGATTTTTCCGTAGAGCCGCTTAATGCACTTGTAAAAGCCGGACATAATGTCAGTTTGGTGTTGACAAGAGAAGATAAGAAGAGAAATAGAGGCGAGCTTTCACCTACTCCTGTAAAGGAATTGGCAACAAAGCTTAATATACCGGTGCTTACTCCAACAAAGATGAGGGATGAAGCACTCATAGAAAGGCTAAAGTCTGAAAAGGCGGATTTCTTTGTAGTAGTGGCATATGGAAAGATTTTGCCGAAAGAAGTACTTGATATTCCAAGGCTTGGATGTATCAATATTCATGCTTCACTTTTGCCGGAATATAGGGGAGCTGCACCTATACAATGGTGTATTTTAGATGGTAAAGAGAAGACCGGTATTACCACTATGTTGATGGATGAGGGACTTGATACAGGAGATATTCTAAAACAGTATGAAATCAATATCGCAAAGAAAGAAACGGGTGGTTCTCTTTTTGACAGATTGGCAGTACTAGGTGGAGAAGCGATAGTGGATACTATTGATAAATTTGAAGAAATTACGCCTATTCGACAGGGCGAGGCTACCACGGATTACGCAAAAATGATTTCAAAAAGTATGGGAGAAATTGATTTTAATAAGTCTGCTACAGAGATAGAAAGACTTATCAGGGGAATGAATCCATGGCCAAGTGCTTATACCAAGTATCAAGGTAAGGTGCTAAAAATTTGGGAGGCGGATATAGCAGATGATATATCAGAATTACCAAATATAAACTTAAGTGAAAATTTCGGCAAAATATATAGCTTTAATGGTAAGATTTTTATAGTATGTAATCAAAGTATCCTTGAGATTATATCTTTACAATTGGAAGGTAAGAAAAGAATGAGTGCAAAAGATTTCCTTTTAGGTAGAGAGATAGAGCAGGGGTATAAGCTGGGATAA
- a CDS encoding zinc metallopeptidase → MYYGYGIDITYVFVIIGMLITLIASWRMKATFKKYERVPSVSNLTGREVAERILRANGIYDVSIRPIAGRLTDHYDPRDKTVSLSEAIYGSTSVAAIAVAAHECGHAIQDNVGYVPLNLRSAFVPVANWGSKLAWPMIVIGLILGYGNMSNLLIQIGIVMYMMAVAFQIITLPVEFDASRRAMVELKSNNILPSGEDSSARKVLFAAAMTYVAAAAAGVLQMIRLFLLFNGRGGRRRG, encoded by the coding sequence ATGTACTACGGTTATGGTATTGATATAACATATGTTTTTGTAATTATTGGAATGTTGATAACATTAATTGCTTCATGGAGAATGAAAGCAACTTTTAAAAAATATGAAAGAGTGCCATCTGTATCCAACCTTACAGGTAGAGAAGTTGCAGAGAGAATACTCAGGGCAAATGGTATATATGATGTGTCTATAAGACCTATAGCAGGTAGACTTACTGACCACTATGATCCTAGAGATAAGACAGTAAGTCTTAGTGAGGCAATCTATGGTTCAACATCTGTAGCTGCTATTGCGGTAGCAGCACATGAATGTGGGCATGCTATTCAGGATAATGTCGGATATGTACCTCTGAATTTAAGGAGTGCATTTGTTCCGGTAGCAAACTGGGGCAGCAAACTGGCTTGGCCAATGATAGTTATTGGGCTTATCTTGGGATATGGTAATATGTCAAATCTTTTAATTCAAATAGGTATAGTAATGTATATGATGGCAGTTGCATTTCAGATAATAACATTGCCCGTTGAATTTGATGCTTCAAGAAGAGCAATGGTTGAGTTAAAGAGCAATAATATTTTACCGAGCGGTGAGGACAGTAGTGCAAGAAAGGTACTTTTTGCCGCGGCTATGACATATGTAGCTGCAGCAGCTGCAGGAGTATTGCAAATGATAAGACTTTTTCTTTTATTTAATGGCAGAGGTGGTAGAAGAAGAGGTTAA
- the rsmB gene encoding 16S rRNA (cytosine(967)-C(5))-methyltransferase RsmB, which translates to MEKTNIRALALEALILIDIEKEYSHKVIDMALEKYSYLSKSDRGFFSKVVHGVVEYRLQLDYIIKEYNNAKRIKPVIREILRMSIYQMLYMDRVPDRAIINEAVNLVKSRKLMGLTGFVNGILRKIAGEKDKLRFDDLSIKYSMPEPILNIIKHNTDKYFEKTLEYFLSTKPVSIRVNTSKSSVEDIIKELESENIKVEVSNLNEEVLYITGFDKVDEISVINSGRSYITDTSSSMISKLIEADNIKKCVDVCAAPGGKSFLLADKVDKDANIFSCDVSENKVDMIRENAKVQGFSNIIPLVADARYFDERFMGSDLVLADLPCSGIGIIGKKPDIKYRLEEDSMISLSALQKEILDNVSKYVKKNGELIFSTCTLNNAENEENMCYFLEKHRDFKSVDLTSRLDGKMAEKLDKTELERGYLKLIPGRDDCDGFFIAVFRRDND; encoded by the coding sequence ATGGAAAAGACAAATATAAGGGCTTTAGCTTTGGAGGCTTTGATTCTTATAGATATAGAAAAAGAATATAGCCACAAAGTCATAGATATGGCCCTTGAAAAATATTCATATCTGTCAAAGTCAGATAGAGGTTTTTTTTCTAAGGTAGTTCATGGTGTAGTGGAGTACAGATTGCAGCTGGATTATATTATAAAAGAATATAATAATGCTAAAAGAATAAAGCCGGTAATAAGAGAGATACTTAGAATGTCAATCTACCAAATGCTATATATGGATAGAGTACCTGACAGGGCAATAATAAATGAGGCTGTAAATTTAGTAAAATCAAGAAAACTAATGGGATTAACAGGCTTCGTAAATGGTATTTTAAGAAAAATTGCCGGTGAGAAAGACAAGCTGAGATTTGATGATTTGAGTATAAAATATTCCATGCCGGAGCCTATATTAAATATAATAAAACATAATACAGATAAATATTTTGAGAAAACTCTGGAGTATTTTTTGTCTACAAAGCCGGTTTCAATAAGAGTGAACACATCAAAATCAAGTGTGGAAGATATAATAAAAGAGCTTGAATCAGAAAATATAAAGGTAGAGGTTTCAAATCTCAATGAAGAGGTATTATATATTACCGGGTTTGATAAGGTGGATGAGATATCTGTGATAAATTCCGGAAGATCCTATATTACAGATACATCATCATCTATGATATCGAAACTCATAGAAGCAGATAATATAAAGAAATGTGTTGATGTATGTGCGGCTCCCGGAGGAAAGTCATTTTTACTAGCAGATAAAGTAGACAAAGATGCCAATATTTTCTCATGTGATGTCAGCGAGAATAAGGTTGATATGATAAGAGAAAATGCTAAAGTGCAGGGGTTTTCAAATATTATTCCATTGGTTGCAGATGCCAGATACTTTGATGAAAGATTTATGGGTTCGGATTTGGTTTTGGCGGATTTGCCATGCAGTGGCATAGGCATAATTGGTAAGAAACCTGATATAAAATACAGACTGGAAGAAGATAGTATGATTTCTCTTTCAGCCTTACAAAAAGAGATACTTGATAATGTATCAAAATATGTGAAGAAAAATGGTGAATTAATATTTTCGACTTGTACTTTAAATAATGCTGAGAATGAAGAAAATATGTGCTATTTTTTGGAAAAACATAGAGATTTTAAATCAGTTGATTTGACAAGTAGGCTGGATGGTAAAATGGCTGAAAAACTTGATAAAACTGAATTGGAAAGAGGGTATTTGAAGTTGATACCCGGAAGAGATGACTGTGACGGATTTTTCATTGCAGTATTTAGGAGAGACAATGACTGA
- the rlmN gene encoding 23S rRNA (adenine(2503)-C(2))-methyltransferase RlmN, which produces MTDIKSMDLEELKTFVKEAGEPEFRAGQLFEWIHKSLIESFDECTNISKAFRERLKSSANLTILKPVEIFKSKLDETQKYLFALEDGNIIESVRMKYEHGNSVCISSQVGCRMGCKFCASTLDGLVRNLTAAEMLDQVYSIKKFLGERVSNIVVMGSGEPMDNYDNIVKFVKIISSDKGLNISQRNITVSTCGIVPRIRALADEGLSITLALSLHAPNDDIRKTIMPVANKYALKDVISACDYYFKKTGRRVSYEYSLVAGVNDNIKEAMNLVKLIGGRNVHINLIPVNPIKERDFKQSDKLKIKAFKEFLEKNKINATVRREMGRDIEGACGQLRRRFIQSEGNS; this is translated from the coding sequence ATGACTGATATAAAGTCAATGGATTTGGAAGAGCTGAAGACTTTTGTAAAGGAAGCAGGGGAGCCGGAGTTTAGAGCCGGTCAATTATTTGAATGGATACATAAATCATTAATAGAATCTTTTGATGAATGTACAAATATTTCCAAGGCTTTTAGAGAAAGACTAAAGAGTAGTGCAAACTTGACTATACTTAAACCTGTAGAGATTTTCAAGTCAAAACTTGATGAAACACAGAAATATCTGTTTGCACTTGAAGATGGAAATATAATAGAAAGTGTAAGGATGAAGTATGAACATGGCAATTCTGTATGTATATCATCACAGGTAGGATGCAGAATGGGGTGTAAGTTCTGTGCCTCTACACTTGATGGTTTGGTGAGAAATCTCACTGCTGCCGAGATGCTTGATCAGGTATATAGCATTAAAAAGTTTTTGGGAGAGAGAGTATCAAATATTGTAGTGATGGGTTCGGGTGAACCTATGGATAATTATGATAATATAGTTAAATTTGTAAAAATTATAAGCAGTGATAAGGGACTTAATATCAGCCAAAGGAATATTACAGTATCTACTTGTGGTATTGTTCCAAGGATAAGGGCATTGGCAGATGAGGGGCTAAGTATTACCTTGGCACTTTCACTACATGCACCTAATGACGATATAAGAAAAACGATAATGCCTGTTGCTAATAAGTATGCATTAAAAGATGTGATTTCAGCCTGTGATTATTATTTTAAAAAGACCGGAAGGAGAGTATCATATGAATATTCACTTGTGGCTGGAGTGAATGATAATATAAAAGAGGCAATGAATCTGGTAAAGCTGATAGGTGGAAGAAATGTTCATATCAACTTGATACCTGTAAATCCAATAAAGGAAAGAGATTTTAAACAATCGGATAAGCTTAAGATAAAAGCTTTTAAGGAGTTTTTGGAGAAAAACAAAATAAATGCTACGGTTAGAAGAGAGATGGGTAGAGATATAGAGGGTGCCTGTGGACAGTTAAGAAGGAGATTTATTCAATCTGAAGGGAATTCGTAA
- a CDS encoding Stp1/IreP family PP2C-type Ser/Thr phosphatase, whose protein sequence is MHSVALTDIGRKRLTNQDTVYLSDAPIGVLPNLYIVADGMGGEKAGDYASKSLIGYMLTYIENTMKMPIRAIREAIEYANENLFAEGSKNPNLEGMGTTVVAACIIDNTLHVFNVGDSRCYILDESGISQITKDHSLVEMLVSKGEITRESIEYKANKSKITRAVGAEESVLIDSFEVELLGNEYVLLCSDGLTNMVEDEKIYNIVSSGAGVRASAKRLIEEANLSGGSDNISILLIDMNER, encoded by the coding sequence ATGCATTCGGTTGCATTGACCGATATAGGTAGAAAAAGACTTACAAATCAGGATACAGTGTATTTAAGCGATGCCCCGATAGGAGTATTACCGAATTTATATATTGTAGCAGATGGTATGGGAGGAGAGAAAGCAGGAGACTATGCTTCAAAGTCCTTAATAGGATATATGCTTACATATATTGAAAATACAATGAAGATGCCAATAAGGGCTATAAGAGAAGCTATAGAATATGCAAATGAAAATCTCTTTGCTGAGGGAAGTAAGAACCCCAACTTGGAGGGCATGGGAACTACCGTAGTGGCAGCATGTATTATAGATAATACATTACATGTGTTTAATGTGGGGGATTCCAGATGCTATATTCTGGATGAGAGTGGTATTTCTCAGATAACAAAGGACCATTCTCTTGTAGAAATGCTTGTTTCTAAAGGAGAGATTACAAGAGAAAGCATTGAATATAAAGCAAACAAAAGTAAGATAACAAGAGCTGTGGGGGCAGAAGAGAGTGTACTGATAGACAGCTTTGAGGTAGAACTTTTAGGGAATGAGTATGTTTTATTATGTTCAGACGGACTTACAAATATGGTGGAGGATGAGAAGATATATAATATAGTGTCTTCAGGTGCCGGTGTAAGAGCGAGTGCAAAAAGACTAATAGAGGAGGCAAATCTATCAGGAGGAAGTGATAATATATCAATTCTACTTATAGATATGAATGAGAGGTAA